Proteins encoded within one genomic window of Streptomyces taklimakanensis:
- the glnA gene encoding type I glutamate--ammonia ligase, whose protein sequence is MDKQQEFVLRTLEERDIRFVRLWFTDVLGFLKSVAVAPAELEQAFDEGMGFDGSAIEGFARVYESDMIAKPDPGTFQILPWRAEAPGTARMFCDILMPDGSPSYADPRYVLKRALNKTSDLGFTFYTHPEIEFFLLKDKPVDGTRPTPADSSGYFDHTPQHVGQDFRRQAITMLESMGISVEFSHHEGAPGQQEIDLRYADALSTADNIMTFRLVMKQVALEQGVQATFMPKPFSEHPGSGMHTHLSLFEGDRNAFHESGAEYQLSKVGRSFIAGLLRHAGEISAVTNQWVNSYKRIWGGAQRTAGAGGEAPSYICWGHNNRSALIRVPMYKPGKTGSTRIEVRSLDSGANPYLAYAVLLAAGLKGIEEGYELPAGAEDDVWALSDAERRAMGIEPLPQNLGEAIGLMERSELVAETLGEHVFDFFLRNKKQEWEEYRSEVTAFELRKSLPVL, encoded by the coding sequence ATGGACAAGCAGCAGGAATTCGTGCTCAGGACGCTCGAAGAGCGCGACATCCGGTTCGTCCGGTTGTGGTTCACCGACGTGCTCGGCTTCCTGAAGTCCGTCGCCGTCGCGCCCGCGGAACTGGAACAGGCCTTCGACGAGGGCATGGGCTTCGACGGGTCCGCGATCGAGGGCTTCGCGCGCGTCTACGAGTCCGACATGATCGCCAAGCCCGACCCCGGCACGTTCCAGATCCTGCCCTGGCGCGCCGAGGCCCCGGGCACCGCCCGGATGTTCTGCGACATCCTGATGCCCGACGGCTCCCCCTCCTACGCCGACCCGCGCTACGTCCTCAAGCGGGCCCTGAACAAGACCTCCGACCTCGGCTTCACCTTCTACACCCACCCCGAGATCGAGTTCTTCCTGCTCAAGGACAAGCCGGTGGACGGCACCCGACCCACTCCGGCGGACTCCTCCGGCTACTTCGACCACACCCCGCAGCACGTCGGCCAGGACTTCCGCCGGCAGGCGATCACCATGTTGGAGTCGATGGGGATCTCGGTGGAGTTCTCCCACCACGAGGGCGCCCCGGGCCAGCAGGAGATCGACCTGCGGTACGCCGACGCCCTGTCGACGGCCGACAACATCATGACGTTCCGCCTGGTGATGAAGCAGGTCGCGCTGGAGCAGGGCGTGCAGGCCACCTTCATGCCCAAGCCGTTCTCGGAGCACCCCGGTTCCGGCATGCACACCCACCTGTCGCTGTTCGAGGGCGACCGCAACGCCTTCCACGAGTCCGGCGCCGAGTACCAGCTCTCCAAGGTCGGCCGCTCCTTCATCGCCGGGCTGCTGAGGCACGCCGGGGAGATCTCCGCCGTCACCAACCAGTGGGTCAACTCCTACAAGCGCATCTGGGGCGGCGCCCAGCGCACCGCGGGCGCCGGCGGCGAGGCCCCCTCGTACATCTGCTGGGGGCACAACAACCGCTCCGCGCTGATCCGGGTGCCGATGTACAAGCCGGGCAAGACCGGCTCCACCCGCATCGAGGTGCGCTCCCTGGACTCCGGGGCCAACCCGTACCTGGCCTACGCGGTGCTGCTCGCCGCCGGCCTCAAGGGCATCGAGGAGGGCTACGAACTCCCGGCCGGCGCCGAGGACGACGTGTGGGCGCTGTCGGACGCCGAACGCCGCGCGATGGGCATCGAGCCGCTGCCGCAGAACCTGGGCGAGGCGATCGGGCTGATGGAGCGCAGCGAACTGGTCGCCGAGACGCTCGGCGAGCACGTCTTCGACTTCTTCCTGCGCAACAAGAAGCAGGAGTGGGAGGAGTACCGCTCGGAGGTCACCGCCTTCGAGCTGCGCAAGTCCCTGCCGGTGCTGTAG